The Myxocyprinus asiaticus isolate MX2 ecotype Aquarium Trade chromosome 31, UBuf_Myxa_2, whole genome shotgun sequence genome has a segment encoding these proteins:
- the LOC127422238 gene encoding SPRY domain-containing SOCS box protein 4-like, translating to MGQRVSGVVKSAEEQEAGELAYQPVCAALRSRRVPLPPRLELLLDMPPAGSETQLQHSWNPDDRSLNLFIKDDDRLTFHRHPVAQSTDCVRGKVGFTRGLHAWTIRWPIRQRGTHAVVGVATSLAPLRAVGYSALVGSDAESWGWDLGRGRLYYDKKSRTGPAPSYPEFEDEEGEGTFSVPEEVLVVLDMDEGTLGFCADGNYLGVAFRGLKGKRLYPIVSAVWGHCEVSMTYVNGLDPEPLPLMELCRRAARQAMGRHRIHHIQSLPLPQTLKNYLQYQ from the exons ATGGGGCAGAGGGTGTCGGGTGTGGTGAAGTCCGCAGAGGAACAGGAGGCGGGCGAGCTAGCTTACCAGCCGGTGTGTGCGGCGCTTCGTAGTCGTAGGGTCCCATTACCTCCCCGCTTAGAGTTGCTTTTGGATATGCCTCCTGCTGGATCCGAAACTCAACTCCAGCACTCCTGGAACCCGGACGATCGTTCCCTCAACTTGTTTATCAAAGACGACGACCGCCTTACGTTCCATCGCCACCCGGTGGCACAAAGCACAGACTGTGTGCGTGGAAAAGTGGGCTTCACTCGCGGCCTTCACGCATGGACCATTCGCTGGCCCATACGCCAGCGCGGCACGCATGCTGTGGTCGGGGTCGCGACCTCTCTGGCTCCGTTGAGGGCTGTGGGGTATTCTGCCCTAGTGGGGAGTGATGCAGAATCCTGGGGTTGGGATTTAGGGCGGGGTAGACTGTACTATGACAAGAAGAGTCGGACTGGACCGGCGCCGTCATACCCAGAATTTGAGGATGAGGAGGGGGAAGGAACGTTCTCGGTTCCAGAAGAGGTGCTGGTGGTGCTGGACATGGACGAGGGAACACTTGGGTTCTGCGCTGATGGGAACTACCTGGGTGTGGCATTTCGTGGGCTGAAAGGGAAGAGGCTTTACCCGATCGTCAGTGCAGTGTGGGGTCATTGTGAGGTCAGCATGACCTACGTCAACGGACTGGACC CTGAACCCCTGCCTCTGATGGAGCTGTGCAGACGGGCTGCCCGGCAGGCTATGGGTCGACACCGAATCCATCACATCCAGTCTCTACCACTCCCACAGACCCTCAAAAACTACCTGCAGTACCAATGA